A genomic segment from Carassius auratus strain Wakin chromosome 25, ASM336829v1, whole genome shotgun sequence encodes:
- the LOC113043677 gene encoding piggyBac transposable element-derived protein 4-like: MAHEEALQMMTESEEESTFPSEEEEDFDDELLYFEERCDAAENPISKEKMPASAHHTRATHKRLSAFNSVENLNICERDSDQMSAAKRARTLSWKAETDVDQVPQTLRFLPAREPGPQLSAADSHSPMSLFKLFFTESAVENLCHNTNAQAARAMAKGHKYKWTDVGVDELYRYIGLIFYMSVLKMSSITDYWRQDSPFSLPFPATVMSRDRYRTISWNVHMSHPDADEENDRKRGTDQHDRLFRIKPLMDIIRLACKAFYHPRRNLAVKERLVACRAKTGMRRCTKVKPTKLGFKFFDLSDSSNGYIVDFSIYTGKNSFPADHGLSYDAVMSLLDRKVLGSGYHVFMDDFYTSPKLFTDLFALKFGACGTYREQRKGFPKTAANSLSRSSSRGSIRWIRDGPLVCVKWMDTQVVSVCSTIHAAYTGDRVKRNIKAQHTKSVPCPAPVTAYSQHMGGVDLSNQLLQYYAAQHKTMKWYRKVFLHFLDIAANNAFILHKELHDNMTRKEFMEELIAELCGVSQKAAPKQSSTEHVPIPGAELTSDVRRNATVGRRICVHCKAVHGKRSQTPWKCQACDVYLCLQLKRNCFLEWHTSL, encoded by the exons ATGGCACATGAGGAAGCTCTCCAGATGATGACAGAAAGCGAAGAAGAAAGCACTTTTCCCTCAGAAGAAGAGGAAGACTTTGATGATGAACTCCTGTATTTCGAGGAGCGCTGTGATGCTGCAGAGAACCCAATTTCTAAAGA gAAAATGCCTGCAAGTGCACATCACACAAGGGCGACACACAAGCGTCTTTCAGCTTTCAACTCGGTTGAGAATCTTAACAT ATGTGAGAGGGACAGTGACCAgatgtctgctgcaaagagagccAGGACTCTTTCATGGAAAGCAGAGACTGATGTTGACCAGGTTCCTCAGACTCTGAGATTCCTGCCTGCTCGGGAACCAGGACCACAGTTGTCTGCTGCTGACTCACACTCTCCCATGAGTCTTTTCAAACTGTTTTTCACAGAGAGCGCCGTGGAAAACCTGTGCCACAACACAAATGCTCAGGCTGCCAGGGCAATGGCAAAGGGTCACAAGTACAAATGGACAGATGTCGGTGTTGATGAGCTGTATCGTTACATTGGACTGATATTCTACATGTCTGTGCTGAAGATGAGCTCCATCACTGACTACTGGCGGCAGGACAGTCCTTTCTCTCTGCCTTTCCCCGCCACAGTTATGTCAAGGGACAGATACCGCACCATTTCCTGGAATGTACACATGAGTCACCCAGACGCAGACGAGGAAAACGACAGAAAGAGGGGCACAGACCAACATGACCGTCTGTTCAGGATCAAACCCCTCATGGACATTATTCGTCTTGCGTGCAAAGCCTTCTATCATCCTAGAAGAAATCTAGCTGTGAAGGAGAGATTGGTGGCATGCAGAGCAAAGACAGGAATGAGACGGTGCACAAAAGTCAAGCCGACAAAGTTGGGATTCAAGTTTTTTGACCTTTCAGACTCATCAAATGGATATATTGTGGACTTCTCCATCTACACGGGGAAGAATAGTTTTCCTGCCGACCATGGGCTTTCATATGATGCTGTGATGTCTCTCCTGGATCGTAAAGTTTTGGGCTCTGGGTACCATGTGTTCATGGATGATTTCTACACCAGTCCAAAGCTCTTCACCGACTTGTTTGCTCTGAAGTTTGGTGCTTGTGGGACGTACAGGGAGCAGAGGAAGGGCTTCCCAAAGACTGCAGCTAATTCACTGAGCAGAAGCTCCAGCAGGGGATCCATCAGGTGGATTCGGGACGGGCCTCTTGTGTGTGTGAAGTGGATGGACACGCAAGTGGTGTCTGTTTGTTCCACCATACATGCTGCCTATACAGGAGACCGTGTGAAAAGAAACATCAAAGCACAACATACAAAGTCTGTTCCATGTCCTGCACCTGTGACTGCATACAGCCAGCACATGGGGGGTGTTGACCTGTCCAATCAGCTTCTGCAATACTACGCTGCACAGCACAAAACCATGAAATGGTACAGAAAAGTCTTTCTACACTTCTTGGACATTGCCGCCAACAATGCTTTCATATTGCACAAAGAGCTGCACGACAACATGACTCGCAAAGAGTTCATGGAGGAGCTTATTGCAGAGCTCTGTGGCGTGTCACAGAAAGCAGCACCAAAACAGTCCAGCACAGAACATGTGCCAATCCCAGGAGCTGAGTTGACTTCAGACGTCAGAAGAAACGCTACTGTCGGTCGCCGGATCTGTGTACATTGCAAAGCAGTGCATGGAAAGAGGTCACAAACACCTTGGAAATGCCAGGCTTGTGACGTTTATTTGTGTCTTCAGTTGAAGAGAAACTGTTTCCTGGAATGGCACACAAGTCTGTGA
- the LOC113043816 gene encoding histone H2B: MPEPAKSAPKKGSKKAVTKTAAKGGKKRRKSRKESYAIYVYKVLKQVHPDTGISSKAMGIMNSFVNDIFERIAGESSRLAHYNKRSTITSREIQTAVRLLLPGELAKHAVSEGTKAVTKYTSSK; this comes from the coding sequence ATGCCTGAACCAGCGAAGTCCGCTCCCAAGAAGGGCTCCAAGAAAGCCGTCACTAAGACCGCCGCTAAAGGAGGAAAGAAGCGCAGAAAGTCCAGGAAGGAGAGCTACGCTATCTACGTGTACAAAGTGCTGAAGCAGGTTCATCCTGACACCGGCATCTCTTCGAAGGCGATGGGGATCATGAACTCTTTCGTCAACGATATCTTCGAGCGCATCGCCGGTGAGTCGTCTCGTCTCGCTCACTACAACAAGCGCTCCACCATCACCTCGAGAGAGATCCAGACCGCCGTGCGTCTGCTGCTGCCCGGAGAGCTGGCCAAACACGCCGTGTCTGAGGGCACCAAGGCCGTCACCAAGTACACCAGCTCCAAGTAG
- the LOC113043832 gene encoding histone H1-like, giving the protein MAETAPAPAAAAPPAKAPKKKSAAKAKKAGPGVGELILKAVSASKERSGVSLAALKKALAASGYDVEKNNSRVKLAIKSLVTKGALLQVKGTGASGSFKISKKQTETKKKPAKKAAPKAKKPVAKKPAAAKKPKSAAAKKPAAKKSPKKAKKPAAAAAKKATKSPKKAKKPAAPKKAAKSPKKAKAAKPKAAKPKAAKPKAAKPKKAAPKKK; this is encoded by the coding sequence ATGGCAGAAACCGCTCCAGCCCCGGCCGCTGCCGCCCCGCCGGCCAAAGCGCCCAAGAAGAAGTCCGCCGCCAAAGCCAAGAAAGCAGGTCCAGGCGTCGGTGAGCTGATCCTCAAAGCCGTGTCCGCGTCCAAGGAGAGGAGCGGCGTGTCGCTCGCCGCCCTGAAGAAAGCTCTCGCCGCCAGCGGCTACGACGTGGAGAAGAACAACTCCCGCGTCAAGCTCGCCATCAAGAGCCTGGTGACTAAAGGCGCCCTGCTTCAGGTCAAAGGGACCGGCGCCTCCGGGTCCTTCAAGATAAGTAAGAAACAAACCGAGACCAAGAAGAAACCGGCAAAGAAGGCGGCTCCTAAAGCGAAGAAGCCCGTGGCCAAGAAACCCGCTGCTGCCAAGAAGCCCAAGAGCGCAGCTGCAAAGAAGCCCGCCGCTAAGAAATCGCCCAAGAAGGCCAAGAAACCCGCCGCTGCAGCCGCCAAGAAGGCGACGAAGAGCCCCAAGAAGGCGAAGAAGCCGGCAGCGCCCAAGAAAGCAGCCAAGAGCCCCAAAAAAGCCAAGGCTGCCAAACCCAAGGCAGCAAAACCAAAAGCTGCCAAACCTAAAGCTGCAAAGCCCAAAAAGGCAGCCCCCAAGAAGAAATAA
- the LOC113043805 gene encoding histone H2A-like: MSGRGKTGGKARAKAKTRSSRAGLQFPVGRVHRLLRKGNYGERVGAGAPVYLAAVLEYLTAEILELAGNAARDNKKTRIIPRHLQLAVRNDEELNKLLGGVTIAQGGVLPNIQAVLLPKKTEKPAKTK, translated from the coding sequence ATGAGTGGCAGAGGTAAAACCGGAGGCAAGGCCAGGGCGAAGGCTAAGACTCGCTCCTCCAGAGCAGGACTGCAGTTCCCCGTCGGTCGTGTTCACAGACTTCTCCGCAAAGGGAACTACGGCGAGCGCGTCGGTGCCGGTGCTCCGGTGTATCTGGCCGCTGTGCTCGAGTATCTGACGGCTGAGATCCTGGAGTTGGCCGGAAACGCCGCTCGGGACAACAAGAAGACCCGTATCATCCCCCGTCACCTGCAGCTGGCGGTGCGCAACGACGAGGAGCTCAACAAACTCCTGGGCGGAGTGACCATCGCTCAGGGCGGCGTGCTGCCCAACATCCAGGCCGTGCTGTTGCCCAAGAAGACCGAGAAACCCGCCAAAACCAAGTGA
- the LOC113043791 gene encoding histone H3-like: MARTKQTARKSTGGKAPRKQLATKAARKSAPATGGVKKPHRYRPGTVALREIRRYQKSTELLIRKLPFQRLVREIAQDFKTDLRFQSSAVMALQESSEAYLVGLFEDTNLCAIHAKRVTIMPKDIQLARRIRGERA, translated from the coding sequence ATGGCAAGAACCAAGCAGACGGCTCGTAAATCCACCGGAGGCAAAGCCCCGAGGAAGCAGCTCGCCACCAAAGCCGCCCGTAAGAGCGCTCCAGCCACCGGCGGCGTCAAGAAGCCTCACCGCTACAGGCCCGGCACCGTGGCTCTGCGAGAGATCCGTCGCTACCAGAAGTCCACCGAGCTGCTGATCCGCAAGCTGCCCTTCCAGCGTCTGGTGCGAGAGATCGCTCAGGACTTCAAGACGGACCTGCGCTTCCAGAGCTCCGCCGTCATGGCCCTGCAGGAGTCCAGCGAGGCTTATCTGGTCGGTCTGTTCGAGGACACCAACCTGTGCGCCATCCACGCCAAGAGAGTCACCATCATGCCCAAAGACATCCAGCTGGCCCGCCGCATCCGTGGAGAGCGCGCCTAA